The sequence ACGTCGGCGTGATCCGCACCACCGCGACGTCGCCGTCGAGCTCGACGCCGCGCAGCATGCCGAGGTCGGCGATCGTCAGCACCGGCAGCTCGGGGTCGAGGACGCCGGCCGCGGCATCCCACACCTCCGCCAGCTCCGCAGCCGCGGGCCGCGGCCGAGCCTCCCTCTCGAGCATCGCCTCAGGCGTGCCCTGACTCCGCCTCGATTCGGCTGCGCGCCGGCCCGGCCCGCGAGAAACCGACGGCCGGGCGGGCGGGCGCTCGGCTGTGGCGGAGTTGCGGCCCGTCGTGGTCACCATGTCGCCCCCGGGTGTGCACGGGCGAGCGCCTGCATCTCGCCGATGAGCCGGCCGAACTGCTCGGAGTGCCGGCCCAGCCGGCCGCCGCCCTGGGCGAACGGCACGTCGGGCACCGCGAGCCCGGCGTCTTCGAGCACCGCCCCGATCGCCGCGAGCACCTCGTCGCGCAGCGACTCCGGTGCGACCGCGACGCCGTCCGCGGCGAGCGCATCGGCGGCCGCGTCGGGGTCGAACAGCTCACCGACGAACGGCCACAGGTCGGTGAGCGCGCGCGTCATGCGGCGGTGCGACTCGTCGGTGCCGAGACCGAGGCGCAGCGTCCACAGCGTCGCGTGCTCGGCGTGATACGCGACCTCCTTGACCGCCTTGGCAGAGATCGCGGCCAGCTGGGCATCGGATGAGGCTGCGAGCCGCCGGTACAAGGCGCCGAAGTACAGCGACGCGACCAGCTGCCGCAGGATCGTGAAGGCGAAATCGAGCCCGCCCGCGCCGTTCGGCAGCTCGAACAGCCAGCGATTGCGGAACTCCGGCTCGTCGCGGAAGTACGCCAGGTCGTCCTCGGTCTTGCCCCACGCCGAGCCCGCG comes from Microbacterium cremeum and encodes:
- the paaC gene encoding 1,2-phenylacetyl-CoA epoxidase subunit PaaC, with translation MIDRLTLLQKTDAKTDAAAEASGTPMPAPSDVVARYALGLGDDALMLAQRLGEWISNAPELEEDVALGNIGLDLLGHARALLTYAGSAWGKTEDDLAYFRDEPEFRNRWLFELPNGAGGLDFAFTILRQLVASLYFGALYRRLAASSDAQLAAISAKAVKEVAYHAEHATLWTLRLGLGTDESHRRMTRALTDLWPFVGELFDPDAAADALAADGVAVAPESLRDEVLAAIGAVLEDAGLAVPDVPFAQGGGRLGRHSEQFGRLIGEMQALARAHPGATW